The DNA sequence TGGAAATATCTGCGCTTCGCCGCGTGAGACCGTGCGCGAATGCGAGCTGGTAATCACCATGCTCCCGGCTGCCGCGCACGTGCGCAGCGTCTACTTGAACGAAGACGGTGTGTTGGCCGGTATTCGTGCCGGTACCCTGGCAGTGGAATGCAGCACCATTGACCCACAGACCGCCCGGGAAGTCTCGGCCGCGGCGGCCAAACAGGGCGTTCCCCTGGCCGATGCGCCGGTTTCCGGAGGCACCGGTGGCGCGGCGGCCGGCACGCTGACCTTCATGGTTGGCGCCACCGATGAGTTGTTCGGGAAGCTGCAACCGGTACTGGCACAAATGGGTCGCAATATCGTGCATTGCGGTGAAGTCGGCACCGGGCAGATCGCCAAGATCTGCAACAACCTGCTGTTGGGTATCTCGATGATCGGGGTGTCCGAGGCCATGGCATTGGGTGAGGCGCTGGGTATCGATACCAAGGTCCTGGCCGGGGTCATCAACAGCTCGACCGGGCGCTGCTGGAGTTCGGACACCTACAACCCATGGCCCGGCATCATTGAAACGGCCCCGGCTTCACGGGGTTATACCGGTGGGTTTCATGCGGAGTTGATGCTCAAGGATCTGGGCCTGGCCACCGAGGCGGCGCGCCTGGCGCATCAGCCGGTGATCCTGGGGGCGGTGGCGCAGCAGTTGTATCAGGCGATGAGCCTGCGGGGGGAGGGGGGCAAGGACTTTTCGGCGATTGTGGGGGCTTATCGCAAGCCTGAGTGATCGCGTAACGGCCAATCGCTGGCAAGCCAGCTCCCACAAGGGATCTCAGTGATCTCTCCTGTGGGAGCTGGCTTGCCAGCGATAAGGTCCGTGAGGACCTTCAAAAATCAGGCAAACACAAAATACTTGCGCACGGTCTCGACCACTTCCCAGGTACCGCGCATACCCGGCTCCACGATAAAGATATCCCCGGCACGCAGGTGCACCGGCTCCTGGCCATCGGGGGTAATCACGCAGTAGCCTTCCTGGAAGTGGCAATACTCCCACTTCTCGTAATTGACCCGCCATTTACCCGGCGTACAGATCCAGGTACCCATGATCTTGCTGCCATCTTCACTGGTGTAGGCATTGAGGTTCACGGTGTGCGGGTCACCGGCCAGTTTTTCCCATTTGCAGGCGTCGAGCACTGGCAGCGGGTGAGTATCGCGAAGGACAACGAGGGATTTCGACATGAAGGCTCCGAGCGGGGTGAATGACAGAGCAACACCCTAGCCCTCCAGCCTGTGTATCGATTGTCTGAACTCGACCTCCAGCTGTCCAAAACGCGACAAGCACTAGCCCGTAACGCCTGCCGTAATGCCTGCCGCTCGGGCACGCAAGGCCATCACGGTTTTCGCTGGCAGCTTTTTGATTTCGTCCGCCCAGAACGCCAGATAAGCTCGATGCTCCTTCGACTCATCGTCGTGCCGGGGCAAGTCTTCGAGCGAGAATTGGTACCGGCTCAGGTAGGCCGCCGATAAATCGTCTGCCAGCGCTCTGGCAGGCTCCCCAGGCTCGGCCAGGCACCATCGAGCAATATCCATTGCCTGGTCTGTGGGCGATTTTGGCGAAACCCCATGCATGAAATTCAAAATGTACTTGTTATAGCGCATCGCGCCTAGCTCGGGCTCGTCCGTAGGATTACCCGGACAAATCCTGCGCTCCCAGGGGAGCGAGTAGACTTTCTTCCCCTCAACGTCCCGCAGGACGTAATCCGACGGACTGGCAAAGCGCTGCATAGTTCTCTCCTTAGAAAAAACAACAGATCGATAGCGGCTAACGGCTACTGTAGCTAACCCGCTGGCGGGGTCAAAAAAAAAGAGCGTGCCGCGCGCCATTGCCGACCAGCTGTAGTTCCCTCAAGTTTTTCAGCGGATGGCCGCTGCAGCGGAATGCCCAGCAGTTTCATCGGCTGCGAATACCTGAGGCTTCCAGCAATGATCAACAAATCCCGGCGGTTATCCTGTTTAGCAGTGAGTCTGTCCTTGTCAGGTGCGGCGATTGCTTCGAACGGAGGGGTTATTCATTTCACTGGCAGCATTGTAGAGCCACCTTGCCAGGTCCAGACCCAGGCGGGCCTCCGCACAATCCGACCAACGGCTGGTTTTGACGCTGGAGTATCGTTGATCGAAAAATTGCTCAACGGCTAGCGGAGGGGAGGTTGCAATTCTACGGCATGAATAACGCCTTGATTCGTGCGTTACAGTCAAATGTATTTTGTCTCGCGGCCGGTTTTTCCCGGCCAACCCGCTGCTTAAGATGCCGCCATCCCATTTCATCAGTCCAACGGCCCGGCAAGACCTGGCCAGGATTGAACAGCAGCTGAGGCATCACATGAAAAAAGTACTGTTGCTCAACGGTGGCAAGCAATTCGCTCACTCCGACGGTCGCTACAACGCGACCTTGCACGAGGCCGCCCTGGCGTTCCTGGACCGCTCGGGTTTCGACGTCAAGGAAACCTTCATCGATGGCGGCTACGACATTGAGCAAGAGGTGCAGAAGTTTCTCTGGGCCGACGTGATCATCTATCAAATGCCCGGCTGGTGGATGGGCGCCCCCTGGACGGTGAAGAAGTACATCGATGAAGTCTTCACCCAGGGCCACGGCAGCCTGTATGCCAATGACGGCCGCACCCGTTCCGATACCTTGCAGAAATACGGCAGCGGCGGCCTGATCCACGGCAAGCAGTACATGATCTCCGCCACCTGGAATGCGCCACAGCAAGCCTTCGACGACCCGACCGACTTCTTCGAGGGCAAGGGTGTGGACGCGGTGTACTTCCCATTCCACAAGGCCAATCAATTCCTGGGCATGACGGGCTTGCCGACCTTCCTCAGCGTCAACGTGATGAAGATGCCGGCTATCGAAGCCGACGTGGCCCGCTATGAGCAGCACCTGGCCAAGGTCTTCGACGTGGCGGCTTGAACCGGGGCGTTTCAAATGCCTCCCGGGCGGCTACTATCAAACGCTGTCTTGACCAGAAGGGGGCGCAGTGAAAGCCAGATCCGATGAGTTGCAGGTGTTTGTCTCGGTGATCGAGTGCGGCTCGATCTCGGCTGCGGCCGAGCAGATTGGCCAGACACCATCGGCCATCAGCCGCACGTTGTCGCGGCTTGAAAGCAAGCTCGACACCACCCTGATCAACCGCACCACGCGACGCATGGACCTGACCGAGGAGGGGCGCTTCTTCTTCGAGCGGGCCAAGCAGATCCTGGCGCAGATGGAAGAGCTGGAGGAGCACCTGTCGCTGCGACACCAGACGCCGTCCGGGCGCTTGCGCATCAATGCGGCCCTGCCGTTCATGCTGCATGCCATCGTGCCGTGGATCGGTGAGTTTCGGCAGTTGTATCCGGATATCCAGCTGGAACTCAATACCAATGAACTGATCATCGATCTGCTCGAGCAGAGCACCGATATCGCGATCCGGATCGGTGCCCTGGCTGACTCGACCTTGCACGCGCGCTCACTGGGTTGCAGCCCGTTGAACATCCTGGCCAGTCCCGAGTACCTGGCCAAACACGGCACGCCAACCGACGTCGAAGCGCTGGCCGGGCATGTGCTGCTGGGCTTTACCCAGACCGAAACCCTCAACCACTGGCCTTTGCGCCATACCGAAGACGACCGGCTGCAGATCCAGCCGGGGCTGTCGGCGTCCAGTGGTGAAACCTTGCGCGAATTGGCACTGGCCGGCGTGGGGATTGTCTGCCTTTCGCACTTCATGACCCATGAAGACATTCGCAGCGGACGCCTGCAGGTGATCCTGGCCCAGGCCAACAGCGGCTATCGCCAGCCGATCCACGCGGTGTATTACCGCAACTCGCAACTGGCGTTGCGGATTCAGTGCTTTCTGGATTTCATCCAGGAGAAGCTGGCGATTTATGCCGTTTGAGATTCTCTGTTGTCTGTCAGGGCCTCATCGCTGGCAAGCCAGCTCCTACAGGGTCCGCGCTGAACCTGTAGGAGCTGGCTTGCCAGCGATTGGGCCGCGAGAGCCCTACACCCGGAAATGGCTCACCATCATCTGCAACTGATTCCCCAACCGCGCCAATTCAACGCTCGACGCTGCAGTCTCATCACTGGCTGCCGCCGTCTGCTCGGACACATCACGCACATTCAGAATGCTGCGGCTGATTTCCTCGGCCACTGCGCTTTGCTGTTCGGCAGCCGCAGCGATCTGCTGGTTCATCGACTGGATGTTCGACACGGTGCGGGTGATGTTCTCCAGCGACAGGCCGGCCTTGCGCGTCAGTTCCACGCTGCTGTCGGTCAGGCTGCGGCTGCCCAGCATCACATTGGCGACCTGTTGGGTGCCGCTCTGCAGGCCCGCCACCAGCTCCTCGATTTCCTCGGTGGACTTCTGCGTGCGCTGGGCCAGGCCGCGGACTTCGTCGGCGACCACGGCAAAACCGCGCCCGGCTTCACCGGCGCGCGCCGCTTCGATCGCGGCATTGAGGGCGAGCAGGTTGGTCTGTTCGGCCACGGATTTGATCACGTCCATGACACTGCCGATCTTGTCGCTTTCCTGTTGCAGCTGCGCCATGGCTTGCGTGGAGCGGCGGACCTCTTCGGCCAGCCGCTCGATCTGGGCGATCGCCTCTGCGACCACGCGATCACCCTGACGGGCTTCGCCATCGGCAGCGGTGGCGGCCTGGGAGGCCTGTTCGGCATTGCGGGCGACTTCCTGCACGGTTGCGGTCATTTCGTGCATGGCGGTGGCGACCTGATCGGTTTCGACCTTCTGGCTGTTGACCCCGGCACTGGTCTGTTCGGTAACGGCCGACAGCTCTTCTGCAGCGCTGGCAATCTGGGTCACGCCATCGCGAATGCCACTGATCAGGTCCCGCAGGGTCACGCCCATGCGCTGAATGCCTTGCTGCAATACACCCAGCTCGTCACGGCGGGTGATGTGCTGGTCGTGGGTCAGGTCGCCAGTGGCAATCCGTTCGACCACCTGTAGCGTTTCCTTGAGCGGACGGGTGATCTGCCGAGTGATGACCCAGGCTGCAAGCACGCCGAACAGCAGGGCCAGCAGCGTGCTGCCGATCTGCAAGGTACGTGCGTGGGCGCTTTCGTTGTCGCGGCGGGTCAGCTGGATCTGGTACAGCTCATCACTGCGCTTGACGATCTCGGCCCCCTGCACCGTCATTTCCTGACGGGCGACCACACCTTCATTGCTGGCCTCCTTGAATTGACGGACCGCCTCGCGATAGCTGATCAAGGCCGCCTCGAATTGTTCGATCCGGGCTTCTTCGCCAGGCAGGT is a window from the Pseudomonas sp. LS1212 genome containing:
- the mmsB gene encoding 3-hydroxyisobutyrate dehydrogenase; the encoded protein is MRIAFIGLGNMGAPMARNLIKAGHQLDVFDLNTTVLAEFKELGGNICASPRETVRECELVITMLPAAAHVRSVYLNEDGVLAGIRAGTLAVECSTIDPQTAREVSAAAAKQGVPLADAPVSGGTGGAAAGTLTFMVGATDELFGKLQPVLAQMGRNIVHCGEVGTGQIAKICNNLLLGISMIGVSEAMALGEALGIDTKVLAGVINSSTGRCWSSDTYNPWPGIIETAPASRGYTGGFHAELMLKDLGLATEAARLAHQPVILGAVAQQLYQAMSLRGEGGKDFSAIVGAYRKPE
- a CDS encoding cupin domain-containing protein, translated to MSKSLVVLRDTHPLPVLDACKWEKLAGDPHTVNLNAYTSEDGSKIMGTWICTPGKWRVNYEKWEYCHFQEGYCVITPDGQEPVHLRAGDIFIVEPGMRGTWEVVETVRKYFVFA
- a CDS encoding NAD(P)H-dependent oxidoreductase, translating into MKKVLLLNGGKQFAHSDGRYNATLHEAALAFLDRSGFDVKETFIDGGYDIEQEVQKFLWADVIIYQMPGWWMGAPWTVKKYIDEVFTQGHGSLYANDGRTRSDTLQKYGSGGLIHGKQYMISATWNAPQQAFDDPTDFFEGKGVDAVYFPFHKANQFLGMTGLPTFLSVNVMKMPAIEADVARYEQHLAKVFDVAA
- a CDS encoding LysR family transcriptional regulator yields the protein MKARSDELQVFVSVIECGSISAAAEQIGQTPSAISRTLSRLESKLDTTLINRTTRRMDLTEEGRFFFERAKQILAQMEELEEHLSLRHQTPSGRLRINAALPFMLHAIVPWIGEFRQLYPDIQLELNTNELIIDLLEQSTDIAIRIGALADSTLHARSLGCSPLNILASPEYLAKHGTPTDVEALAGHVLLGFTQTETLNHWPLRHTEDDRLQIQPGLSASSGETLRELALAGVGIVCLSHFMTHEDIRSGRLQVILAQANSGYRQPIHAVYYRNSQLALRIQCFLDFIQEKLAIYAV
- a CDS encoding methyl-accepting chemotaxis protein, producing the protein MGVTLRDLISGIRDGVTQIASAAEELSAVTEQTSAGVNSQKVETDQVATAMHEMTATVQEVARNAEQASQAATAADGEARQGDRVVAEAIAQIERLAEEVRRSTQAMAQLQQESDKIGSVMDVIKSVAEQTNLLALNAAIEAARAGEAGRGFAVVADEVRGLAQRTQKSTEEIEELVAGLQSGTQQVANVMLGSRSLTDSSVELTRKAGLSLENITRTVSNIQSMNQQIAAAAEQQSAVAEEISRSILNVRDVSEQTAAASDETAASSVELARLGNQLQMMVSHFRV